A genome region from Natronosalvus rutilus includes the following:
- a CDS encoding NAD-dependent epimerase/dehydratase family protein translates to MTDYPSIVVTGAAGYIGSRVVHQLQQTHPDWELTAIDNFYRGTIREIGETTIEHVDVRDRERLYEVLEGADIVMHLAAISGVDDCERHSKLTHDVNVQATTDIAWFCREHGTGLIFPASMALVGDPVEFPITTDHPRDPLNWYGRSKYLGEQVIETLATDAFPAHLYLKSNLYGEHRIGERVVSKGTVINFFVNRALAGEPLTVYEPGTQSRNFVHVKDVARVYVRSAEVLVQQLEAGETGLSKYAVGTDEDPSVHEMAELVAAIAGEETGREPPIELVENPRTGETLVSNFSIETTRTSEDLGWEVKHSVEESIRELLQQKSS, encoded by the coding sequence ATGACTGACTACCCATCGATCGTGGTGACCGGCGCTGCCGGTTACATCGGGAGCCGCGTCGTCCACCAACTCCAACAGACCCACCCTGACTGGGAGCTCACCGCGATCGATAACTTCTATCGAGGAACAATTCGTGAGATCGGCGAGACGACCATCGAGCATGTCGACGTTCGCGACCGTGAGCGCCTGTACGAGGTGCTTGAGGGGGCCGATATCGTGATGCACCTGGCGGCGATCAGCGGCGTCGACGACTGTGAGCGTCACTCCAAATTGACCCACGACGTCAACGTCCAGGCGACCACCGACATCGCGTGGTTTTGTCGCGAACACGGCACCGGCCTGATTTTCCCCGCCTCGATGGCGCTCGTCGGCGACCCAGTCGAATTCCCGATCACGACGGACCACCCCCGGGACCCACTCAACTGGTATGGCCGCAGCAAATACCTCGGCGAGCAGGTCATCGAAACGCTGGCCACGGATGCCTTCCCGGCCCACCTCTATCTCAAATCGAACCTGTATGGCGAACACCGAATTGGCGAGCGCGTGGTCTCGAAGGGGACCGTGATCAACTTCTTCGTCAACCGCGCGCTCGCAGGTGAGCCGCTCACCGTCTACGAACCGGGAACGCAGTCACGCAACTTCGTGCACGTCAAAGACGTTGCTCGCGTCTACGTCCGGAGTGCGGAGGTACTCGTCCAGCAACTCGAGGCGGGTGAGACGGGTCTCTCGAAATACGCAGTTGGTACCGACGAGGACCCGAGCGTCCACGAGATGGCTGAACTGGTCGCTGCCATTGCTGGTGAGGAAACCGGGCGCGAGCCCCCAATCGAACTGGTCGAAAACCCACGGACGGGCGAAACCCTGGTCTCGAACTTCTCGATTGAGACGACCCGCACCAGCGAGGACCTCGGATGGGAGGTCAAACATAGCGTAGAAGAGAGTATCCGCGAGCTCCTCCAACAGAAATCCTCCTAA
- a CDS encoding helix-turn-helix domain-containing protein has translation MMGGLVPPPPPPRRHRPCGSLKRDSPHTQIIARHDDAVALLEQLDLKEYEATALAHFLEFGRATAPTISEATGIPKARVYGVLESLSDKGFIKIIPRSAKGILGEITHRNSQSGR, from the coding sequence ATGATGGGTGGTCTAGTACCCCCCCCCCCCCCCCCCCGGCGCCATCGTCCCTGCGGATCGTTAAAGCGAGACAGCCCTCATACCCAGATAATAGCTCGCCACGATGATGCGGTTGCGCTCTTAGAACAACTCGATCTGAAAGAGTATGAGGCGACAGCTCTCGCCCATTTCTTAGAGTTTGGTCGAGCAACGGCGCCAACCATCTCTGAAGCGACCGGGATCCCCAAAGCACGGGTGTACGGCGTCCTCGAGTCGCTTTCGGATAAGGGATTCATCAAAATCATCCCCCGCTCGGCCAAAGGAATACTAGGCGAAATCACCCACAGAAATTCTCAATCGGGCCGTTGA